From Methanothermobacter tenebrarum:
TCACGTGTCTTCCCATTGTATGTGGGACTAGTACATCTGCTAGGGAGATGTATTTGGCCAGTCCCTTGTCTTCGACTTTCACCTCTTTTGTATCCCATTTATCAAAGACTAAACTCATAAGTATTACCTCACTGGTTTCTCTATCTTACCCTTAACCATTTCTTGGAGTGACACATTATTGACTTTAGTGACCTTCCAGCGGACGCCTGGAATGTCACCCATTGCTCTTCCAGCAGGGCCTCCTATACCTTCCACGATTACTTCGTCGTGTTCGTCGATGAAACCGATCGCACCATCTCCAGGGGCGAATGCGGTTATCTGTTTACCGTTTTTGATAAGTTGGACCCTTACACATTTTCTTATAGCTGAGTTTGGCTGTTTTGCCTCTATACCAACTTTTTCTATTACTATCCCCCTTGCCTGTGGTGCTCCTTCAAGGGGGTCTGCTTTAACATCTAAGCGTAATGCTCTTCTCTTATATTGTGGGTCTTTCCATCTAAACTTTTGTCTGTCTTTTTTGAGCTTTTTTGCTGCGAAAAGTCCTGGCAAGTGTGATTCCCTCCATTATTTAATTATGATGTTACTTATGTTATGCTGTCTCCTTGCTAATATCCTGGCTCTTTCAATATTCTGGCCCCTTCTCCCTATTACTGCCCTTCTATCCTTTGGGTTTACTTCTATAGTGGCTATTTTCTCCCCATTATCTCTTTGGAGTATTCTTATACTCCTCAGTTTGATGGGGGCGAAGAGGTTGGCTATGAATTCAACGGGATCGTCTGAGTGTTCAATTACTTCAACACCCTTGTCAACGGCCTTCTGGACCTTGGCCACGTTGCTGCCTCTTCTACCGATGGCGAGTCCCATGTCTCCTTTTTTAACAAGGAATGTTATCTTCCCATTTTTATCATCCACTATACAATCTTTTACCATTGCACCAGTCATGCTTTCGAAGAGTGCAATGTATCTTATCTCGTTTGTGGTGAATTTTATATTCACGGAATCTACCCCACTATTTCTAGTATTGTTGAGTCACCAGGATCTTGTATGAGGAGAGTAGTGACAGTGAATGGTTTACCACATACTGAGCCTAATTCAACGCTACTCCCATTGTAAACATAGACGGGAATATTGGAAAGTTTAGCATAATATTCTACGTCTTCTTTTACATCCTCTGGGGCGTTTTCGGCTATTATTACTAGTTTGCCTTTACCTAGTTTCAGGTTTTGGATGGATTTTTTCGAGCCTAATATAACATTACCGGTATCCACGGCTACTCTTATTCCTCTATCTATGTCCATTTACTTCCTCCTATCCTCTTGTTTCATTATAATGCTCACGGAGCCTGTGCCTAATGGTATGGGTTGTCCTATTATAATATTCTCTATGATGCCGTTGAGATTATCTACTTCCCCTCTTATGCTAGCCCTTAGGAGGTGTTTTCCGGTTTCTTCGAATGATGCTCTTGCAAGGACGCTTGCTTTCTCGCCGCTGACACCATGTCTTCCAATGGATTTCACTGTGCCGTCTGCTGTCATCATATCAGCTACTAGCATGATGTGTCTTATGTCTACTGTGAGTCCCTGTTCTTCCATTGTCTTCTTTGCCTCGTGTATTATGGCGTTCCTTGCCGCTTCTATCCCTAGAACCTTCTCTATCTCATGTATGTCATTTGTCATTGTCCTGACTTTATCAACACCATCTATTTTGAGAACAGCTCCAAGGTTCGAACCTTCAGTATGTATTACCCATTCGTCTTCTTCTTTTCTGACAACTACTTTACCTATATTTTTAACTCCACTTATTTGGTAGTTGCGTACTTTATCAGCTAAAAGTCTAAGATCCCTTATAGTACGTTTTGAAGGTTCAAGTTCAAATATTAGTATATGATTATTTATTTTTACTTCCTTAAAAGCTTTTTTTACACGTTGGATTATATCATCATAGTTAAGTCTCTTTTCCTTGATCTTTTCCTTGTCTAATTCAACTACGATGTTCATCTCAGCATAATTAATATTAAACTTCTTCAAAACATCATTTAGGGTGCTTTTACCAATCTTGTTAGCAATTTTTCTCACAAATTCTTCGTCATCCCTTTTATCCTCTTCAAAGTATATGTCCATTGTAGGTGTTGAAATCTTTTTACGAGCATCAACGATCTCTATAAGCCTAGGGAGGCCAAGTGTAACATTAAGTTCAGCCACACCAGCATAGTGGAAAGTACGCATTGTCATCTGAGTACCTGGCTCGCCAACAGACTGCGCTGCAACAGTACCTACGGCCTCTCCCTCCTCTACCTTAGCCCTTTCATATGCTCGATGAGCCCTATCTATCAATTCGTTGAGTTCATCATCATCTAACTGTTTCTCTTCCACTACCCTAGCCATTTCTAATATGAGTTTTTCTGGGAATTCAAGATTCTTTTTTTCCACAAATTTTTTAACTTTTTCTAATGTTTCCACGAAATCACCCACAATGGGATTTATTTACCTGCCCTAATTTCATCCACTAGTTTTTCAAGGTCTACTATTTCACCATAATCGCTTTTTGCTGGGTCGACCCCGTCTTCTCCGTAGAGTCTTTGGATTACAATTCCTCTATTGTCGATTACCATACCATCATCTGTTACTGTTAAGTCTTGGAGAGCGTTTACAAGTCTTCTCTGCATGTAACCACTTTGAGCCGTTCTGATAGCAGTGTCAACAAGGCCTTCCCTTCCCCCCATTGCATGGAAGAAGAATTCCAGCGGATCTAAACCTTCTTTGTAACTGGAGTGTACGAATCCTCTTGCTTTGGCGCCCAGTTCGCCTTTTTTGAAGTGTGGTAGCGTCCTCTTGTTGTATCCTCTTGTGATTCTGCTTCCTCGTACTGATTGTTGGCCAACACATGCTGTTATTTGTGTGAGGTTGAGCATGGACCCTCTTGCACCGGTGAGGGCCATTATTACTGCGTGGTTCTCTTCCATGTCGAAGTATTCTTCTGCTATTTCACCTGATTTGTCTCTGGCTTCTCCTAATACTTGCATTATTTTCATTTCGAGTGTTTCTTCAAGTGTTCTCCCAGGCAATGGTTCTAGTTCGCCGTTTTCGTAAGCTTCGATTAGTCTGTCAACTCTCTTTTCGGCGTTTTTTAGGTGGGCTTCTATTCTTTCTTTCGCTTCTTTGGGTATTTCCTGGTCTCTGATGCTTGTTGTGAATCCTACTTTCATTATGGCGGCTATGGCCAATTTTGTGGCCGTATCTAGGAATTCTCGGGCCTTGTCTGTGTCGTATTCTTTCACGATGTGGTCTAGTATTTTGCCTGAGAATGCACCGTAGGCCTTTTCGTCTATCACGCCGGATTTTAATTGTCCGTTTTCTATTATGACGTATGCGTCGTATTTACATTCTTCTTTGAGGCATTCGTCACATTTTCTGCATATTTCTGCTTTGTATGTCATGTTAAGGTCATCAGGCAATACCATGCTGAATATTTCCTTGCCAGTCCATTTCCTGCCCTTTCTGTCGGGTAGTGGAATGCCCGCCCTTTTTAGGAGTTGGAATGCGTCTCCTTCATCGAATTCCGTGCCTTTTCTTGTTAACAAGTATGCTCCTGAAATGTGGTCGTGTATGCCCCCGATTATAGGCCCGCCAAATCTTGGTGAAAGTATATGTTCTTGTACCCTCATTAGGGTCTTTGCTTCTGCACGGGCCTCCTCTGTCTGTAGGACATGGAGGTTCATCTCGTCCCCGTCAAAGTCGGCGTTATATGGTGGGCAGACGCATAGGTTTAAGCGGAATGTTTTGTATGGTAATACGCGGACTTCGTGGGCCATCATTGACATTCTGTGCAATGATGGTTGTCTGTTAAATAATACGATGTCACCGTCTTTTAGATGTCTTTCGACGATGTAGCCTGGTTCTATTTTTTCGAGTATGGCCTCTTTTGTTTCCTCATAGATTCTTATTTTGCGGTTGTCTGGTCTTATGACATAATTTGCGCCTGGATGTTTGTCTGGCCCGTTTTTGATGTATTTTTTGACTTCGTCTATGTTCCATTCGGTCACGTAAACAGGTACTGTGACTTCTTTGGCTATTATCTCGGGGACACCTACTTCGTTTATGCTAATGTTTGGGTCGGGGGATATTACTGTACGTGCGGAGAAATTAACCCTTTTACCTGAAAGGTTTCCTCTGAATCTTCCTTCTTTTCCTTTTAGTCGTTGAGCTAATGTTTTAAGGGGTCTTCCTGATCTGTGTCTTGCTGGTGGCACGCCAGATGCTTCGTTGTCAAAGTATGTTGTCACGTGGTATTGTAGGAGTTCCCATAAGTCTTCTATGATGAGTTGGGGCGCTCCCGCTTCCATGTTTTCCTTGAGGCGTTGGTTGATCCTTAGTATGTCGACAAGTTTGTGTGTGAGGTCGTCTTCTGAACGTTCACCAGTCTCTAGGGTGATTGAAGGCCTTACGGTTACGGGTGGAACTGGCAATACTGTGAGGACCATCCATTCTGGTCTTGCAACCTCTGGGTTAACTCCTAGGAGTAGTGAGTCTTGGTCAGTTACTTTTTCAAGCCATTCTCTGACTTCACTTGGAGTTAACTTGTAATCGATCATGTCAAGGAGTTTTCTGAAACTTCTGATCTTTTCCAAGACTTCCAGTGGCCTTATGATTTCCTTTAACTCTCCTTTAATCTCTGAGATTTTCTCCGGGCTCTCCTGAACTTTCCTGACTATTTCAAGGAGTCTCCTGATTCTTTCCCCAACTTCTGGTTCGTCTTTTAAGGTTTTGTCGAATTCTTCTAGTATTTTTGTTTTTTCTTTGAAGTTTATCCATTCGGTTGCCTGGTTATTTGATACTTCCTCTGGACTTTCATTTTCTAGGAATTCTATGATTTCATTGAATGTTGATTTTTTACCAGTTTTTTCAAAGACTCTTCTGAAACTTTTAACTTCTTCTATGTATTCTATGATCTCTTCTAGGTTTTCGTCAAGTTCTGCGGTTAGTCTTTTGATTTCGGTTGTGGTTAGTCTGTACTTTCTTTCTAGTAGTTCTGTTAGCTCGGGTGATGTTAGTGTATGGCCTTCTCCTAGCATTTCAATTATATCTTCTATCAGTTCTATGATTTCATCGGTTGTTAATTTGTAGTCTTCTTCTACGATGGAGACTGGCTTGTCTATTTTGATGTCTCCTTGGTCTTCGTCACAATGCGGGCACCTTTCACGCCTTGCAACATCATAAACTTCCTTTATGATATCTGTAAGGTTCTCCTCCCTCTCCATAGCCTCCTGGAATAGTGACGTATACTCCTCTATCTCATTATCATCTAGGAGGATCCTTCCGCATTTTCTACATGTTGACCTGAGAATCTTATGTATAGTGTCGGCGAATCCAACATGTATTACAGGCCTTGCGAAATTTATATGGCCGAAGTGGCCTGGACAGTCACCTCCTTTGGCTCCGCATGTTTTACATTTCAAGCCAGGGTCTATGACACCAAGGCGTCGGTCCATCAGCCCGTTCTCGATGGGGTATCCATCTTCATCATATGTGTCAGGTGTTATGATCTGGGCTACTGACATTTTCCTTATCTCATCTGGTGAAAGCAGCCCAAATTCGATCTTGGAAATCTTTTTAAGAATGCCTTTCAAGGTTGGTCTCTCCCCCTTCTTCTATGCCTTATCTTCTAGGATAAGTTTTGGGAATATGCAGAGGCTTTTAAGCTCATCTAATAATAATTTGAATGCATAGGATATTTCAACTGGGAATGATTCTGAATCTTCACAGATTGGACAATATGTTTTACCCCTTATAAGATCGTATATTGCTAACATACCACACTCGGAGCAGACGAGAGCCTCATACTTGTCCGATTCATCTAGGAGTCTCTCCTTGAGTGTTAATGCCGCTCCATGGGCTATTAGGCAGTCTCTTTCCATTTCACCAAATCTTAGACCACCTTCTCTGGCTCGGCCTTCTGTGGGTTGTCTTGTAAGTACTTGTACAGGACCTCTTGATCGTGCATAGACTTTATCTGTTGTCATGTGATGGAGTTTCTGATAGTATGCCACTCCTATGAATATTTCTGCTTGGA
This genomic window contains:
- a CDS encoding 50S ribosomal protein L30e, translated to MDIDRGIRVAVDTGNVILGSKKSIQNLKLGKGKLVIIAENAPEDVKEDVEYYAKLSNIPVYVYNGSSVELGSVCGKPFTVTTLLIQDPGDSTILEIVG
- a CDS encoding 30S ribosomal protein S12, which produces MPGLFAAKKLKKDRQKFRWKDPQYKRRALRLDVKADPLEGAPQARGIVIEKVGIEAKQPNSAIRKCVRVQLIKNGKQITAFAPGDGAIGFIDEHDEVIVEGIGGPAGRAMGDIPGVRWKVTKVNNVSLQEMVKGKIEKPVR
- a CDS encoding NusA-like transcription termination signal-binding factor; the encoded protein is MNIKFTTNEIRYIALFESMTGAMVKDCIVDDKNGKITFLVKKGDMGLAIGRRGSNVAKVQKAVDKGVEVIEHSDDPVEFIANLFAPIKLRSIRILQRDNGEKIATIEVNPKDRRAVIGRRGQNIERARILARRQHNISNIIIK
- a CDS encoding DNA-directed RNA polymerase subunit A', with product MKGILKKISKIEFGLLSPDEIRKMSVAQIITPDTYDEDGYPIENGLMDRRLGVIDPGLKCKTCGAKGGDCPGHFGHINFARPVIHVGFADTIHKILRSTCRKCGRILLDDNEIEEYTSLFQEAMEREENLTDIIKEVYDVARRERCPHCDEDQGDIKIDKPVSIVEEDYKLTTDEIIELIEDIIEMLGEGHTLTSPELTELLERKYRLTTTEIKRLTAELDENLEEIIEYIEEVKSFRRVFEKTGKKSTFNEIIEFLENESPEEVSNNQATEWINFKEKTKILEEFDKTLKDEPEVGERIRRLLEIVRKVQESPEKISEIKGELKEIIRPLEVLEKIRSFRKLLDMIDYKLTPSEVREWLEKVTDQDSLLLGVNPEVARPEWMVLTVLPVPPVTVRPSITLETGERSEDDLTHKLVDILRINQRLKENMEAGAPQLIIEDLWELLQYHVTTYFDNEASGVPPARHRSGRPLKTLAQRLKGKEGRFRGNLSGKRVNFSARTVISPDPNISINEVGVPEIIAKEVTVPVYVTEWNIDEVKKYIKNGPDKHPGANYVIRPDNRKIRIYEETKEAILEKIEPGYIVERHLKDGDIVLFNRQPSLHRMSMMAHEVRVLPYKTFRLNLCVCPPYNADFDGDEMNLHVLQTEEARAEAKTLMRVQEHILSPRFGGPIIGGIHDHISGAYLLTRKGTEFDEGDAFQLLKRAGIPLPDRKGRKWTGKEIFSMVLPDDLNMTYKAEICRKCDECLKEECKYDAYVIIENGQLKSGVIDEKAYGAFSGKILDHIVKEYDTDKAREFLDTATKLAIAAIMKVGFTTSIRDQEIPKEAKERIEAHLKNAEKRVDRLIEAYENGELEPLPGRTLEETLEMKIMQVLGEARDKSGEIAEEYFDMEENHAVIMALTGARGSMLNLTQITACVGQQSVRGSRITRGYNKRTLPHFKKGELGAKARGFVHSSYKEGLDPLEFFFHAMGGREGLVDTAIRTAQSGYMQRRLVNALQDLTVTDDGMVIDNRGIVIQRLYGEDGVDPAKSDYGEIVDLEKLVDEIRAGK
- the rpoA2 gene encoding DNA-directed RNA polymerase subunit A'' produces the protein METLEKVKKFVEKKNLEFPEKLILEMARVVEEKQLDDDELNELIDRAHRAYERAKVEEGEAVGTVAAQSVGEPGTQMTMRTFHYAGVAELNVTLGLPRLIEIVDARKKISTPTMDIYFEEDKRDDEEFVRKIANKIGKSTLNDVLKKFNINYAEMNIVVELDKEKIKEKRLNYDDIIQRVKKAFKEVKINNHILIFELEPSKRTIRDLRLLADKVRNYQISGVKNIGKVVVRKEEDEWVIHTEGSNLGAVLKIDGVDKVRTMTNDIHEIEKVLGIEAARNAIIHEAKKTMEEQGLTVDIRHIMLVADMMTADGTVKSIGRHGVSGEKASVLARASFEETGKHLLRASIRGEVDNLNGIIENIIIGQPIPLGTGSVSIIMKQEDRRK